The proteins below are encoded in one region of Edaphobacter bradus:
- a CDS encoding Rid family hydrolase produces the protein MPKPFTTIVTPSFKAPSETYQYSPAVRIGDQILVSGIVGADAEGRLPPDFRSQAENVFTTLEAILNEAGATLDDVASLNSYHVGDIHSQLRELVDIKATRIRVPHPAWTGVGVTQLGVPGALLEVSAVVVVRD, from the coding sequence ATGCCAAAGCCGTTCACGACCATCGTAACGCCCTCGTTTAAGGCCCCCTCCGAAACGTACCAGTATTCGCCGGCAGTCCGGATCGGTGACCAGATTCTCGTCTCCGGCATCGTCGGGGCCGACGCCGAGGGACGGCTTCCTCCCGACTTTCGCAGTCAGGCTGAGAACGTCTTCACGACGCTCGAAGCCATTCTCAACGAAGCGGGAGCGACGCTTGATGATGTGGCGAGCCTGAACAGTTATCACGTCGGCGACATACATAGCCAGTTGCGCGAACTCGTGGACATAAAGGCAACGCGGATCCGGGTGCCACACCCGGCCTGGACGGGCGTCGGGGTGACACAACTCGGGGTGCCGGGGGCGCTCCTCGAAGTATCAGCCGTGGTCGTCGTTCGCGACTAG
- a CDS encoding AraC family transcriptional regulator N-terminal domain-containing protein, protein MNIGVIGTGDIGAVIIRKLRGAGYSVKMANSSGPESLRDRLSHSWISCTCLVAWSHAIFGRQRMLKPKRDAGSPDLAVVEMRRSLAQRIRELAQEPGEHLTPIPGLSLYHRTSPTPCFRASYEPGLSIFVQGRKRILLGGTEYLCDSSSFLLSSIDVPAQSQIVEASEKTPPLSIFLRLDMPTVREVLSRDDIPERPPSTHRQGLVVGEATVGLLGAAMRMLELLDTPEDIPFLGPLAHREILYRILRTPQAGRLRAIATSGDLVQQTARAISRLRENYAKPLRMEELASTARMGVSTLHHQFRALTGMSPLQYQKQSV, encoded by the coding sequence ATGAACATTGGCGTAATCGGAACTGGAGATATTGGTGCAGTGATTATCAGAAAATTAAGAGGCGCAGGTTATTCAGTGAAAATGGCAAATTCAAGCGGCCCAGAGTCACTAAGAGATCGCCTGTCTCATTCTTGGATTTCGTGCACATGTTTGGTTGCCTGGAGTCACGCTATTTTTGGGAGGCAAAGGATGCTGAAGCCAAAAAGAGACGCGGGATCGCCAGATTTGGCCGTGGTCGAAATGAGGCGCTCCCTTGCGCAAAGAATTAGAGAGCTGGCACAGGAGCCTGGAGAACATCTGACGCCGATTCCGGGACTGTCGCTCTATCACCGGACCAGTCCAACCCCTTGCTTCCGGGCTTCTTATGAGCCGGGTCTAAGCATCTTTGTCCAGGGACGGAAGCGCATCCTGCTCGGTGGAACGGAATACCTATGCGACAGTTCCTCGTTCCTGCTCTCGTCCATTGACGTACCCGCGCAGAGCCAGATCGTCGAAGCCTCGGAGAAGACACCGCCGCTGTCAATCTTCCTTCGCCTCGACATGCCAACGGTCCGGGAAGTTCTGAGCCGGGATGACATTCCAGAGAGGCCGCCCTCTACGCATCGTCAAGGGCTCGTCGTTGGTGAGGCCACCGTCGGGTTGCTCGGTGCCGCGATGCGTATGCTTGAGCTTCTCGACACGCCGGAGGACATACCGTTTCTCGGTCCCTTGGCTCACCGCGAGATCCTGTATCGCATTCTTCGGACACCGCAGGCAGGCAGACTGCGCGCCATTGCAACAAGCGGTGATCTGGTTCAACAAACAGCACGAGCGATCTCGCGGCTGAGAGAGAACTATGCAAAGCCTCTGCGCATGGAAGAACTCGCTTCTACAGCAAGGATGGGCGTTTCAACCCTTCACCATCAATTCCGGGCTCTCACAGGAATGAGTCCGCTGCAGTATCAAAAGCAATCCGTTTGA